A region of the Pricia mediterranea genome:
TCGTCTTCCTTCCCGATTACACCGTTATCGCCGCTATGGGGATTGATGCCCAAGAGGGCCACTTTAGGTGCGCGGATCCCGAAATCCATTCGCAGTGATTTTTCGATGGTCCGGACCTTGCTGCGAATCAGGATCGGATTGATTGCCGAAGACACGTCCTTGACCGCAAGATGGTCGGTCAGCAGTCCCACCTTAAGACCTTCGGTGACCATGAACATTAAGCTTTCCCCTTCCAGCTCCTGCTCCAGAAAATCGGTATGTCCGGGAAACCTAAAATCTTCCGTCTGAATATTGTTCTTGTTGACGGGCGCGGTGACCAAGGCATCGATATCGTCTTTTTTCAAGGCATCTACCGCGGCACGCAAGGATTTCAAGGCGTACTTTCCGCCTTCTTCGGTGGCTTCGCCGAATTTTACATTGGGAACTTCTTTCCATACATTGACCACGTTGACCTTCCCGTCAATAGCCTTTGAGGCTTCTTGCACCCCATTGTATTTGATGTTGAGGTTCAGTTGCTTTTGCTGGAAGCCAATGGTCTTGTTCGAGGCGAAAATTACCGGAGTGCAAAAATCAAGCATCCGAGAATCCTCGAAAGTCTTTAAAACGACCTCGCAGCCGATGCCGTTAAGGTCCCCTATCGAAATGCCCAATTTTATTTTAACGTCTTCCTGCATGTTATGTCTATCTTTGTAGGGATTTGAATTTGTTTTTCATTCTATAATCTCCCAGATATTGGGGTTCCATGGTCAACCAAAAGTCAAAATCACATCGGAACAAAACTACTTAAATTTAACGGAACATGTTTACGGGCATCATCGAAACTTTGGGCGAAGTACTGCGCTTGGAACGGGAAGGCGGCAACCTGCACATCACGCTAAAATCAGGGTTGGCGCCCGAGCTTAAAATCGACCAGAGCGTAGCACACAACGGCGCCTGCCTGACCGTAGTTGCCGTGTGGGAGAACACCTATACGGTAACCGCCATTGCCGAGACCCTTCAAAAGACCAATCTCGGCCAACTCAAAGTAGGCGAAAAGGTAAATCTCGAGCGGGCCATGATCTTGGGTAGCCGATTGGACGGGCACATCGTTCAGGGCCACGTCGATCAAACTGGTGTTTGTACCGCTATCGAGAAGGAAAACGGAAGCTGGATATTTACTTTTCATTATGATTCCGGAACGGGAAATCCAACCATCCAAAAGGGATCGATTACCATTGATGGAACCAGTCTGACCGTCGTCGATTCGGGCACGGATTCGTTCAGTGTGGCCATCATTCCCTACACTTACGAACATACCCGGTTCAATGCGTACGAAGTGGGAACCGTCGTGAATCTGGAATTCGACGTCATCGGGAAATACGTGGCGAAGTTAATGGGCAACTAGGGCAACTCCAGCTTCCCGCGACCTATCTGAAATTGTTACTTTTCAAAAAAACTGATTGAAGAACCGACCCAGGTTTCATTGCTTTGGTGCGAAACGTTGATCATTTCACCCTTGCTCAGCCGGGTCAGGTTGATGACAGGTTTGAATTGGTCTTCCCCTTCGCTCCATATGTATAGCATACGAAGTTCGACCTTTGAATTTTTTTCGGTATTCGTCTTCACCAGGGAGGCGTACTTCACCTTTTGCTGCAAAATGTAGTTCTGCTTGTCATCAATAGCATCAATGGTCGCTTGGTCGGGATGCAAGTTTACGCCCTGGCCTGCAAATGAAAATAGGGGTTTCAATACATAGTCCTCCAAATTCAGGCCTTTGGGATAGTCGGTCAAATAATAGGACGCCGGTACATTCTTGTGCTTCAGCAACGGCATGATACATTTCGAGATGACAAAGAACCAATCGGGATGGGTCACCCATTGCACATCAAGATCATCGCTTAAATTGAAGGCAAGATCAAGGTTTTCGTTACGTTGCAGCTCGTCGAAAATGACCCTATTATAGATACGGTGGATGGGTATCTTCTCGCCGTCTTTTTCGTAGAACAGCTTTTTGCCCTCCTTAATAACCTTCGTCATACAGACCGTTTCGATACCCAGGGCTTTTTCCGTCGCCCAAAAGTCGATACGCGTTCTTTGTTTTTCGGGGTACAACTCCAGTAAAACGACATTCTCGGGGCTCTCGTGCCCCAGAATAACTTCCCTGATTTCTTTCCGATAGCTTTTATCGTCCAAGCCGCTGAAATAGTAATCGAAACCCTCTTTCGGCAGGTTCGGATAGCATTTGCGAAAGGCCTTCCCCAAAAAAGGTTGGTAGAAGAACAAGGTCGGGAACGCTTGGAGTTCGATAAGTTGCGGCGTTATCCCCCCCCGACCGTCATCGCATAGTCCGAAATCAATGGCCAAAAAATGGGGATGGCCCATCGGCTGTGGGGCCTGTAGTTCGTTCG
Encoded here:
- the pdxA gene encoding 4-hydroxythreonine-4-phosphate dehydrogenase PdxA; the encoded protein is MQEDVKIKLGISIGDLNGIGCEVVLKTFEDSRMLDFCTPVIFASNKTIGFQQKQLNLNIKYNGVQEASKAIDGKVNVVNVWKEVPNVKFGEATEEGGKYALKSLRAAVDALKKDDIDALVTAPVNKNNIQTEDFRFPGHTDFLEQELEGESLMFMVTEGLKVGLLTDHLAVKDVSSAINPILIRSKVRTIEKSLRMDFGIRAPKVALLGINPHSGDNGVIGKEDDEVLRPVIEEMANARHLVFGPYSADSFFGSDNYKNFDAILAAYHDQGLIPFKTLSFGKGVNFTAGLSKVRTSPDHGTAYEIAGQGKADHSSFREAVFTAISIVENRREYLELTENPLKPQRARR
- a CDS encoding riboflavin synthase, producing the protein MFTGIIETLGEVLRLEREGGNLHITLKSGLAPELKIDQSVAHNGACLTVVAVWENTYTVTAIAETLQKTNLGQLKVGEKVNLERAMILGSRLDGHIVQGHVDQTGVCTAIEKENGSWIFTFHYDSGTGNPTIQKGSITIDGTSLTVVDSGTDSFSVAIIPYTYEHTRFNAYEVGTVVNLEFDVIGKYVAKLMGN